The following coding sequences are from one Streptomyces sp. NBC_01485 window:
- a CDS encoding type II toxin-antitoxin system PemK/MazF family toxin → MTAITEEDADVPGRSGPSATIEADPREVGRVRTEYSPAHDGDPDPGEIVWTWVPFEENDGRGKDRPVLVVAREAGGTFLAVQLSSKRHDGDREWVAIGSGPWDRTGRDSWVDVDRVLRLHEDGMRREACALDRMRFNLVRQRLHERYGWT, encoded by the coding sequence GTGACCGCGATTACCGAAGAAGATGCAGACGTCCCGGGCCGCTCCGGCCCCTCCGCCACGATCGAGGCCGACCCCCGCGAGGTCGGCCGGGTGCGTACCGAGTACTCCCCCGCGCACGACGGCGACCCCGATCCCGGCGAAATCGTCTGGACCTGGGTGCCGTTCGAGGAGAACGACGGCCGGGGCAAGGACCGCCCGGTGCTCGTCGTCGCCCGGGAGGCGGGCGGCACGTTCCTCGCCGTACAGCTCTCCAGCAAGCGCCATGACGGCGACCGGGAGTGGGTGGCGATCGGCAGCGGCCCCTGGGACCGGACCGGGCGGGACTCCTGGGTGGACGTCGACCGCGTCCTGCGGCTCCACGAGGACGGCATGCGCCGCGAGGCCTGCGCGCTGGACCGGATGCGGTTCAACCTGGTGCGGCAGCGGCTGCACGAGCGCTACGGCTGGACCTGA